In the Gossypium arboreum isolate Shixiya-1 chromosome 10, ASM2569848v2, whole genome shotgun sequence genome, one interval contains:
- the LOC108462289 gene encoding NAC domain-containing protein 41-like yields the protein MSTVRPQLEIPVGFRFLPTKEEILRDYLQPFIKGDPIPSGVMKELDIYGANREPWNIFDQDSAESLGYHEADEEEQIKNRKNRGRWMLAPTIYQRSEELGRRRSHRL from the coding sequence ATGTCAACTGTTAGACCGCAGCTTGAGATTCCTGTGGGGTTTCGATTTCTTCccaccaaagaagaaatccttCGTGATTACCTTCAACCATTCATCAAGGGCGATCCTATACCTTCTGGTGTGATGAAGGAGTTGGATATATATGGGGCAAATCGCGAGCCTTGGAATATTTTCGACCAAGATTCGGCAGAGTCTCTGGGTTATCACGAAGCTGATGAAGAAGAGCAAATCAAGAATCGAAAGAACCGCGGGAGATGGATGTTGGCTCCAACAATATATCAAAGAAGTGAAGAACTCGGACGGCGGCGAAGTCATAGGTTATGA